The Homo sapiens chromosome 5, GRCh38.p14 Primary Assembly genome includes a window with the following:
- the CCNI2 gene encoding cyclin-I2 isoform X3, producing MASGAQLPPQPSSSEVSAVQSPGGRPGAGLEETALGVPLPPSPGEAPLPRSNRSRCPGTRQPGAASLHAASAAVPVRPRRGTAPAGKTADAVPAAAPEQAPRPAPQSRKPRNLEGDLDERRLLCHLQLAQDREARLWRGGKPQDEICDAFEEVVLWLLRLQNTFYFSQSTFNLALTIFGRLLISVKVKEKYLHCATITSLRLAAKVNEEEEFIPQVKDFTKHYGSDYSPNELLRMELAILDRLHWDLYIGTPLDFLTILLKGRDW from the exons ATGGCCTCGGGCGCTCAGCTCCCGCCGCAGCCGTCGAGCTCAGAGGTCAGCGCCGTCCAGAGCCCAGGCGGGCGTCCCGGCGCCGGTCTGGAGGAAACAGCCCTGGGCGTTCCTCTCCCGCCGTCTCCGGGGGAGGCCCCTCTGCCCCGAAGCAACCGGAGCAGGTGCCCTGGGACCCGCCAGCCCGGAGCGGCCTCCCTCCACGCGGCGTCCGCAGCAGTCCCCGTGCGGCCCCGGCGCGGTACGGCGCCAGCCGGGAAAACCGCAGACGCGGTCCCCGCCGCCGCCCCAGAGCAAGCTCCGCGGCCGGCTCCACAGTCCCGCAAGCCGCGCAACCTGGAAGGCGACCTGGACGAGCGCCGGCTGCTCTGCCACTTGCAGCTGGCCCAGGACCGCGAGGCGCGCCTGTGGCGGGGCGGCAAACCCCAG GATGAAATCTGCGACGCCTTCGAGGAAGTCGTGCTGTGGCTCCTGCGGCTTCAGAACACCTTTTACTTCTCCCAGTCCACTTTTAACCTGGCCCTCACCATCTTTGGCCGCCTCCTGATTTCAGTGAAG GTAAAAGAGAAATACCTGCATTGCGCCACAATTACTTCCTTGAGGCTCGCTGCAAAAGTTAATGAAGAAGAGGAG tttaTTCCACAAGTAAAAGACTTCACAAAGCACTATGGCTCTGACTATTCCCCGAATGAGCTGCTGAGGATGGAGCTGGCTATTCTGGACAGACTGCACTGGGACCTCTATATTGGGACGCCGCTGGACTTCTTGACTATA CTATTGAAAGGCAGGGATTGGTGA
- the CCNI2 gene encoding cyclin-I2 isoform 1 (isoform 1 is encoded by transcript variant 1): protein MASGAQLPPQPSSSEVSAVQSPGGRPGAGLEETALGVPLPPSPGEAPLPRSNRSRCPGTRQPGAASLHAASAAVPVRPRRGTAPAGKTADAVPAAAPEQAPRPAPQSRKPRNLEGDLDERRLLCHLQLAQDREARLWRGGKPQDEICDAFEEVVLWLLRLQNTFYFSQSTFNLALTIFGRLLISVKVKEKYLHCATITSLRLAAKVNEEEEFIPQVKDFTKHYGSDYSPNELLRMELAILDRLHWDLYIGTPLDFLTIEKYGVFCSNIKNHGLQFHALVVLSWPHVLELLPQRNPSLHVASLTRQLQHCMAGHQLLQFKGSTLALVIITLELERLMPGWCAPISDLLKKAQVGDMQYSCCKELVMQQLRSLQSSSCTDNFVSPAN from the exons ATGGCCTCGGGCGCTCAGCTCCCGCCGCAGCCGTCGAGCTCAGAGGTCAGCGCCGTCCAGAGCCCAGGCGGGCGTCCCGGCGCCGGTCTGGAGGAAACAGCCCTGGGCGTTCCTCTCCCGCCGTCTCCGGGGGAGGCCCCTCTGCCCCGAAGCAACCGGAGCAGGTGCCCTGGGACCCGCCAGCCCGGAGCGGCCTCCCTCCACGCGGCGTCCGCAGCAGTCCCCGTGCGGCCCCGGCGCGGTACGGCGCCAGCCGGGAAAACCGCAGACGCGGTCCCCGCCGCCGCCCCAGAGCAAGCTCCGCGGCCGGCTCCACAGTCCCGCAAGCCGCGCAACCTGGAAGGCGACCTGGACGAGCGCCGGCTGCTCTGCCACTTGCAGCTGGCCCAGGACCGCGAGGCGCGCCTGTGGCGGGGCGGCAAACCCCAG GATGAAATCTGCGACGCCTTCGAGGAAGTCGTGCTGTGGCTCCTGCGGCTTCAGAACACCTTTTACTTCTCCCAGTCCACTTTTAACCTGGCCCTCACCATCTTTGGCCGCCTCCTGATTTCAGTGAAG GTAAAAGAGAAATACCTGCATTGCGCCACAATTACTTCCTTGAGGCTCGCTGCAAAAGTTAATGAAGAAGAGGAG tttaTTCCACAAGTAAAAGACTTCACAAAGCACTATGGCTCTGACTATTCCCCGAATGAGCTGCTGAGGATGGAGCTGGCTATTCTGGACAGACTGCACTGGGACCTCTATATTGGGACGCCGCTGGACTTCTTGACTATA GAAAAGTATGGCGTTTTCTGTTCTAACATTAAAAAccatggtctccagttccatgcCCTGGTGGTCCTGAGCTGGCCCCATGTGTTGGAGCTGCTGCCTCAGAGGAATCCTTCCCTCCACGTCGCATCCCTGACCAGGCAGCTGCAGCACTGTATGGCGGGCCACCAGCTGCTGCAGTTCAAGGGCTCCACACTGGCCTTGGTCATCATCACCTTAGAGCTGGAGAGGCTCATGCCCGGCTGGTGTGCTCCTATATCTGATCTGCTAAAGAAAGCACAG GTTGGTGATATGCAGTACAGCTGCTGCAAGGAACTTGTAATGCAGCAACTGAGAAGTCTTCAGTCATCCTCCTGCACAGACAACTTTGTGTCACCTGCCAACTAG
- the CCNI2 gene encoding cyclin-I2 isoform X2: MASGAQLPPQPSSSEVSAVQSPGGRPGAGLEETALGVPLPPSPGEAPLPRSNRSRCPGTRQPGAASLHAASAAVPVRPRRGTAPAGKTADAVPAAAPEQAPRPAPQSRKPRNLEGDLDERRLLCHLQLAQDREARLWRGGKPQDEICDAFEEVVLWLLRLQNTFYFSQSTFNLALTIFGRLLISVKVKEKYLHCATITSLRLAAKVNEEEEFIPQVKDFTKHYGSDYSPNELLRMELAILDRLHWDLYIGTPLDFLTIVGDMQYSCCKELVMQQLRSLQSSSCTDNFVSPAN, translated from the exons ATGGCCTCGGGCGCTCAGCTCCCGCCGCAGCCGTCGAGCTCAGAGGTCAGCGCCGTCCAGAGCCCAGGCGGGCGTCCCGGCGCCGGTCTGGAGGAAACAGCCCTGGGCGTTCCTCTCCCGCCGTCTCCGGGGGAGGCCCCTCTGCCCCGAAGCAACCGGAGCAGGTGCCCTGGGACCCGCCAGCCCGGAGCGGCCTCCCTCCACGCGGCGTCCGCAGCAGTCCCCGTGCGGCCCCGGCGCGGTACGGCGCCAGCCGGGAAAACCGCAGACGCGGTCCCCGCCGCCGCCCCAGAGCAAGCTCCGCGGCCGGCTCCACAGTCCCGCAAGCCGCGCAACCTGGAAGGCGACCTGGACGAGCGCCGGCTGCTCTGCCACTTGCAGCTGGCCCAGGACCGCGAGGCGCGCCTGTGGCGGGGCGGCAAACCCCAG GATGAAATCTGCGACGCCTTCGAGGAAGTCGTGCTGTGGCTCCTGCGGCTTCAGAACACCTTTTACTTCTCCCAGTCCACTTTTAACCTGGCCCTCACCATCTTTGGCCGCCTCCTGATTTCAGTGAAG GTAAAAGAGAAATACCTGCATTGCGCCACAATTACTTCCTTGAGGCTCGCTGCAAAAGTTAATGAAGAAGAGGAG tttaTTCCACAAGTAAAAGACTTCACAAAGCACTATGGCTCTGACTATTCCCCGAATGAGCTGCTGAGGATGGAGCTGGCTATTCTGGACAGACTGCACTGGGACCTCTATATTGGGACGCCGCTGGACTTCTTGACTATA GTTGGTGATATGCAGTACAGCTGCTGCAAGGAACTTGTAATGCAGCAACTGAGAAGTCTTCAGTCATCCTCCTGCACAGACAACTTTGTGTCACCTGCCAACTAG
- the CCNI2 gene encoding cyclin-I2 isoform 2 (isoform 2 is encoded by transcript variant 2), whose translation MASGAQLPPQPSSSEVSAVQSPGGRPGAGLEETALGVPLPPSPGEAPLPRSNRSRCPGTRQPGAASLHAASAAVPVRPRRGTAPAGKTADAVPAAAPEQAPRPAPQSRKPRNLEGDLDERRLLCHLQLAQDREARLWRGGKPQDEICDAFEEVVLWLLRLQNTFYFSQSTFNLALTIFGRLLISVKVKEKYLHCATITSLRLAAKVNEEEEFIPQVKDFTKHYGSDYSPNELLRMELAILDRLHWDLYIGTPLDFLTIFHALVVLSWPHVLELLPQRNPSLHVASLTRQLQHCMAGHQLLQFKGSTLALVIITLELERLMPGWCAPISDLLKKAQVGDMQYSCCKELVMQQLRSLQSSSCTDNFVSPAN comes from the exons ATGGCCTCGGGCGCTCAGCTCCCGCCGCAGCCGTCGAGCTCAGAGGTCAGCGCCGTCCAGAGCCCAGGCGGGCGTCCCGGCGCCGGTCTGGAGGAAACAGCCCTGGGCGTTCCTCTCCCGCCGTCTCCGGGGGAGGCCCCTCTGCCCCGAAGCAACCGGAGCAGGTGCCCTGGGACCCGCCAGCCCGGAGCGGCCTCCCTCCACGCGGCGTCCGCAGCAGTCCCCGTGCGGCCCCGGCGCGGTACGGCGCCAGCCGGGAAAACCGCAGACGCGGTCCCCGCCGCCGCCCCAGAGCAAGCTCCGCGGCCGGCTCCACAGTCCCGCAAGCCGCGCAACCTGGAAGGCGACCTGGACGAGCGCCGGCTGCTCTGCCACTTGCAGCTGGCCCAGGACCGCGAGGCGCGCCTGTGGCGGGGCGGCAAACCCCAG GATGAAATCTGCGACGCCTTCGAGGAAGTCGTGCTGTGGCTCCTGCGGCTTCAGAACACCTTTTACTTCTCCCAGTCCACTTTTAACCTGGCCCTCACCATCTTTGGCCGCCTCCTGATTTCAGTGAAG GTAAAAGAGAAATACCTGCATTGCGCCACAATTACTTCCTTGAGGCTCGCTGCAAAAGTTAATGAAGAAGAGGAG tttaTTCCACAAGTAAAAGACTTCACAAAGCACTATGGCTCTGACTATTCCCCGAATGAGCTGCTGAGGATGGAGCTGGCTATTCTGGACAGACTGCACTGGGACCTCTATATTGGGACGCCGCTGGACTTCTTGACTATA ttccatgcCCTGGTGGTCCTGAGCTGGCCCCATGTGTTGGAGCTGCTGCCTCAGAGGAATCCTTCCCTCCACGTCGCATCCCTGACCAGGCAGCTGCAGCACTGTATGGCGGGCCACCAGCTGCTGCAGTTCAAGGGCTCCACACTGGCCTTGGTCATCATCACCTTAGAGCTGGAGAGGCTCATGCCCGGCTGGTGTGCTCCTATATCTGATCTGCTAAAGAAAGCACAG GTTGGTGATATGCAGTACAGCTGCTGCAAGGAACTTGTAATGCAGCAACTGAGAAGTCTTCAGTCATCCTCCTGCACAGACAACTTTGTGTCACCTGCCAACTAG
- the CCNI2 gene encoding cyclin-I2 isoform 3 (isoform 3 is encoded by transcript variant 3), whose protein sequence is MASGAQLPPQPSSSEVSAVQSPGGRPGAGLEETALGVPLPPSPGEAPLPRSNRSRCPGTRQPGAASLHAASAAVPVRPRRGTAPAGKTADAVPAAAPEQAPRPAPQSRKPRNLEGDLDERRLLCHLQLAQDREARLWRGGKPQQDEICDAFEEVVLWLLRLQNTFYFSQSTFNLALTIFGRLLISVKVKEKYLHCATITSLRLAAKVNEEEEFIPQVKDFTKHYGSDYSPNELLRMELAILDRLHWDLYIGTPLDFLTIFHALVVLSWPHVLELLPQRNPSLHVASLTRQLQHCMAGHQLLQFKGSTLALVIITLELERLMPGWCAPISDLLKKAQVGDMQYSCCKELVMQQLRSLQSSSCTDNFVSPAN, encoded by the exons ATGGCCTCGGGCGCTCAGCTCCCGCCGCAGCCGTCGAGCTCAGAGGTCAGCGCCGTCCAGAGCCCAGGCGGGCGTCCCGGCGCCGGTCTGGAGGAAACAGCCCTGGGCGTTCCTCTCCCGCCGTCTCCGGGGGAGGCCCCTCTGCCCCGAAGCAACCGGAGCAGGTGCCCTGGGACCCGCCAGCCCGGAGCGGCCTCCCTCCACGCGGCGTCCGCAGCAGTCCCCGTGCGGCCCCGGCGCGGTACGGCGCCAGCCGGGAAAACCGCAGACGCGGTCCCCGCCGCCGCCCCAGAGCAAGCTCCGCGGCCGGCTCCACAGTCCCGCAAGCCGCGCAACCTGGAAGGCGACCTGGACGAGCGCCGGCTGCTCTGCCACTTGCAGCTGGCCCAGGACCGCGAGGCGCGCCTGTGGCGGGGCGGCAAACCCCAG CAGGATGAAATCTGCGACGCCTTCGAGGAAGTCGTGCTGTGGCTCCTGCGGCTTCAGAACACCTTTTACTTCTCCCAGTCCACTTTTAACCTGGCCCTCACCATCTTTGGCCGCCTCCTGATTTCAGTGAAG GTAAAAGAGAAATACCTGCATTGCGCCACAATTACTTCCTTGAGGCTCGCTGCAAAAGTTAATGAAGAAGAGGAG tttaTTCCACAAGTAAAAGACTTCACAAAGCACTATGGCTCTGACTATTCCCCGAATGAGCTGCTGAGGATGGAGCTGGCTATTCTGGACAGACTGCACTGGGACCTCTATATTGGGACGCCGCTGGACTTCTTGACTATA ttccatgcCCTGGTGGTCCTGAGCTGGCCCCATGTGTTGGAGCTGCTGCCTCAGAGGAATCCTTCCCTCCACGTCGCATCCCTGACCAGGCAGCTGCAGCACTGTATGGCGGGCCACCAGCTGCTGCAGTTCAAGGGCTCCACACTGGCCTTGGTCATCATCACCTTAGAGCTGGAGAGGCTCATGCCCGGCTGGTGTGCTCCTATATCTGATCTGCTAAAGAAAGCACAG GTTGGTGATATGCAGTACAGCTGCTGCAAGGAACTTGTAATGCAGCAACTGAGAAGTCTTCAGTCATCCTCCTGCACAGACAACTTTGTGTCACCTGCCAACTAG
- the CCNI2 gene encoding cyclin-I2 isoform X1, with translation MASGAQLPPQPSSSEVSAVQSPGGRPGAGLEETALGVPLPPSPGEAPLPRSNRSRCPGTRQPGAASLHAASAAVPVRPRRGTAPAGKTADAVPAAAPEQAPRPAPQSRKPRNLEGDLDERRLLCHLQLAQDREARLWRGGKPQDEICDAFEEVVLWLLRLQNTFYFSQSTFNLALTIFGRLLISVKVKEKYLHCATITSLRLAAKVNEEEEFIPQVKDFTKHYGSDYSPNELLRMELAILDRLHWDLYIGTPLDFLTIVSKEVFTESTLNSFVPLEQLFTTWDGKAQACTRPCTCTTVR, from the exons ATGGCCTCGGGCGCTCAGCTCCCGCCGCAGCCGTCGAGCTCAGAGGTCAGCGCCGTCCAGAGCCCAGGCGGGCGTCCCGGCGCCGGTCTGGAGGAAACAGCCCTGGGCGTTCCTCTCCCGCCGTCTCCGGGGGAGGCCCCTCTGCCCCGAAGCAACCGGAGCAGGTGCCCTGGGACCCGCCAGCCCGGAGCGGCCTCCCTCCACGCGGCGTCCGCAGCAGTCCCCGTGCGGCCCCGGCGCGGTACGGCGCCAGCCGGGAAAACCGCAGACGCGGTCCCCGCCGCCGCCCCAGAGCAAGCTCCGCGGCCGGCTCCACAGTCCCGCAAGCCGCGCAACCTGGAAGGCGACCTGGACGAGCGCCGGCTGCTCTGCCACTTGCAGCTGGCCCAGGACCGCGAGGCGCGCCTGTGGCGGGGCGGCAAACCCCAG GATGAAATCTGCGACGCCTTCGAGGAAGTCGTGCTGTGGCTCCTGCGGCTTCAGAACACCTTTTACTTCTCCCAGTCCACTTTTAACCTGGCCCTCACCATCTTTGGCCGCCTCCTGATTTCAGTGAAG GTAAAAGAGAAATACCTGCATTGCGCCACAATTACTTCCTTGAGGCTCGCTGCAAAAGTTAATGAAGAAGAGGAG tttaTTCCACAAGTAAAAGACTTCACAAAGCACTATGGCTCTGACTATTCCCCGAATGAGCTGCTGAGGATGGAGCTGGCTATTCTGGACAGACTGCACTGGGACCTCTATATTGGGACGCCGCTGGACTTCTTGACTATAGTGAGTAAGGAGGTGTTTACAGAGTCTACCCTAAACTCGTTTGTGCCTTTGGAACAGCTGTTTACAACATGGGATGGCAAAGCACAGGCGTGCACACGCCCTTGCACATGCACCACAGTGAGGTGA